The following proteins are encoded in a genomic region of Haloarcula marina:
- a CDS encoding amino acid-binding protein, which produces MSDSTEEVRSYTLRLELVDEPGELLRALEPISNNGGNLLSIFHERGNVTPRGHIPVEVDLEATPERFEGIVDAVREAGINVIQAGAERYSETLTVVLSGHLINTDLSDTLSRVQGTTNATVTDLSLSAPEGTEDASSARIRLATEQGAAEDVMATVREVAAEKDLRVIEPLAAGGDL; this is translated from the coding sequence ATGAGCGACTCGACCGAAGAGGTGCGGTCCTACACACTGCGACTGGAGCTGGTCGACGAACCGGGCGAGTTGCTCCGCGCGCTCGAACCCATCTCGAACAACGGGGGGAACCTCCTCTCTATCTTCCACGAGCGAGGGAACGTCACCCCTCGCGGGCACATCCCCGTGGAAGTGGACTTAGAGGCGACGCCTGAGCGCTTCGAGGGCATCGTCGACGCCGTCCGCGAGGCCGGTATCAACGTCATCCAGGCCGGGGCCGAACGCTACAGCGAGACGCTGACGGTCGTGCTCTCGGGCCACCTCATCAACACGGACCTCTCGGATACGCTCTCGCGCGTGCAGGGGACGACGAACGCGACGGTGACCGACCTCTCGCTGTCGGCCCCCGAAGGCACCGAGGACGCCTCCAGCGCCCGCATCCGACTGGCGACGGAACAGGGTGCGGCCGAGGACGTGATGGCGACCGTTCGGGAGGTCGCCGCGGAGAAGGACTTACGCGTCATCGAACCCCTCGCGGCGGGAGGTGACCTATGA